The Candidatus Bathyarchaeum sp. genome contains the following window.
GTGGTCCAAAGCAAAATACTGGGCAATGGTCCCCCCAGTAGAAAGCCCCAAAATGTCAACAGGAGGATCTAACTCGTTTCGAACCATTTCAGCATAATCGCTTGCCATGTCCCGAGTAGTGTAACCGCCAGAAAGGTTCGGTTTTCGTCCAACAGAATAAACAGTATACACTTTTGCAAACTCTTTATAGTCCCCCGCCATAAAACGAAGCTGAAGCCCAGAAGGAGACTTGTTCTCAAAATTCAAACCCTCAAACACAACAAGTGTACGTAAAGAATCCCCCAGCCGAAAATAAGGAAGACCATTTTCAGAATAACCAGTTTTTGATTCCAGATTAAAAACCCCAATTTTAACCGATTGAATTGTTATTATGTCACTTTTCTTAAAAGAATGTCGATAACATTAAAGGATAACACTAAAAACCCAACAGAAAACAAAGAACATGAGCATTAGAATGCTAATAGTATACTAATAACAATGATGTATTAAAAACAGCTTTTTCTAAAAAAATTAACTAAAAAAAGAAAATAAAAAGAGAAGAAAAAAGGGTCTCTTTAACCCTTTACGGTGATTTCTTTGACTACACCGGCTGCAACTGTTGTGCCCATGTCTCGGACGGCGAAGCGTCCTAGTTCTGGGAACTCGCTGTAGGCTTCTACAGCCATTGGCTGGATGGGTTCAAAGCGTACGAATGCACCGTCACCAGTCTTTAAGAACGAAGGGTTCTTTTCAGTGATTTGACCAGTTCTTGGATCGAATTTGGAAATAAGTTCCTTGAATCTGCATGAAATCTGACCAGTGTTAGAGTGCAATACAGGAGAGTATCCAGCAGCGATTGCAGTTGGGTGGTGGATAACGATGATTTGTCCGATGAACTCTTTTGCTACTGTGGGGGGGTTAGAAGAATGACCTGCTACGTCACCGCGGTGGACATCTTTCTTTGAGATGCCTCTGACGTTGAATCCAATGTTGTCTCCTGGGAGTGCTTGCTTAACCATTACGTGGTGAGTTTCGATGGATTTGACCTGACCTTTTACGTTTCCAGGCATGAAAACTAGTTCATCGCCTTCTTTTAGAATACCGGTTTCAACACGGCCGACAGGAACGGAGCCAATTCCAGTGATTGTATAGATGTCCTGAATTGGAATTCTCAAAGGTTTGGTTGTTGGTTTTGCTGGGACTTCCATTTGGTCAAGGGCTTCAAACAGTGTTGGGCCTTTGTACCAAGGCATGTTTTCACTGCGTTTTTGCAGGTTGTCACCAGTCCATCCAGAAGTTGGAACGAAGTGAATCCTTGCTGGGTTGAATCCAGACATTTTGAGCATGCGTTCCATTTCGTTCTTGACTTCGTTGTAGCGTTCTTCGCTCCAGTTTACTGAAGCATCATCCATCTTGTTGATGGCTACTACAATCTGGTTTACACCAAGAGTGTATGCCAAGAAGGCGTGCTCGCGGGTTTGTCCGCCAGAACCAATTCCTGCTTCGAATTCTCCTCGTTTTGCAGAAATGAGAAGAATTGCACAGTCAGATTGGCTTGCACCAGTAATCATGTTCTTTACGAAGTCGCGGTGTCCTGGTGCATCAATGATTGTGAACTCATATTTTGGAGTTTCAAATTTGAGGTATGCAACGTCGATGGTCATACCACGTTCTCGTTCTTCTTTGAGCTTGTCCAAGACCCAAGCAAACTTGAATGTCTCTTTTCCTAGTTTTTTGGCTTCTTCTTCGTAGGCTCTTGTTGTTCTCTCGTCAACTGCGCCGGTGAGAGAGAAAAGGTGACCTACAGTAGTTGATTTTCCGTGGTCGATGTGACCAATAACCACCAAGTTCAGATGGGGTTTCTCTTTGTTACTCATTTTTTTGTTCTCCTTTTTACTCTTTATGAGCGTAATTCGTAGAGAACACAGTTGGTTCAGTTATTTTAACTTTTTGAAAGAGTTCTCTAACCCATTCAACTGCATTCTTTACAGATAACACGCAACACGCAAACACTTAACGTGAAGATCGTGCGATGCGTTCCATTTCGTTGCGCTTTTTGACCGCATAACTTTTTACGTCACTACGTGAGGCATAAATCAGCTCTTCAGCAAGATATTCGTCCAAAGCTTTTGGATTGCCAAATGATTGATTTCGTGCACCTTCAGAAAGTAAACGTAACGCAATGTCAACGCGCCTTTGGGGAGAGATGTCAACTGCTTGATGATAAGCAATACCACCGTAGCTGATACGGGTAGTGTCTTCTCCAGGGGCAGTGTTTTCTACTGCAGTCACAAGAACTTGAACAGGATTTTGTCCAGTTTGAACATTAATTATCTCAAACGCATTTCTTAGTAAGGTTATTGCGCGAGTTTTTTTGCCTGCACAGCTACCTGGCCGCATAAGGTTGTTTATGAGTCGTTCTACTATGCTGACTTTTGCTTTGCGGAATTTTCCGTGTTCGTGGCGTCCCATGCTGTGGGGAATGTAAACTGGTTTAAGTGAAATGTATTGATTTAGTCCGGGGTCTTTTACGGCGACGCCTTCAAAGCTCCATTTTCCGAATAGTTTGATTTCTTCCATTTTGCTCAAGCTAGACACCTTACAAAGTTTAACGCATAGGCTTTTCTTTCTTGCCCAGAACTAATTCTTTAAGGGAAACACCGTTAATAGTTGATACTTTCCATCGAACACCTGGAAGGTCACCCATAGCTCCACCACGGGAGCCGCTGATTCCTTCAACTACTACTTCGTCGTGTTCGTCAACTACGTTTAATGCACCGTCTCCAGGAAGGAAGGCAGTAATTACTCTGCCGTTTTTGATAAGTTGCGTGCGTACACATTTCCTGACGGCACTGTTTGGCTGTTTGCTTTCAATTCCTACTTTTTCAAGTACAATTCCCCGAGCCATCGGAGCACCCTTAAGAGGGTCTGATTTAACATCCAATCGTAATGTGCGGCGTTTGTAGTAAAGGTCTTTCCATCTGAATTTTTTCCTTTTTGCAAGTAGTTTTCTTGCCGCAAGTTCGCCTTTAGGTGATT
Protein-coding sequences here:
- the tuf gene encoding translation elongation factor EF-1 subunit alpha — its product is MSNKEKPHLNLVVIGHIDHGKSTTVGHLFSLTGAVDERTTRAYEEEAKKLGKETFKFAWVLDKLKEERERGMTIDVAYLKFETPKYEFTIIDAPGHRDFVKNMITGASQSDCAILLISAKRGEFEAGIGSGGQTREHAFLAYTLGVNQIVVAINKMDDASVNWSEERYNEVKNEMERMLKMSGFNPARIHFVPTSGWTGDNLQKRSENMPWYKGPTLFEALDQMEVPAKPTTKPLRIPIQDIYTITGIGSVPVGRVETGILKEGDELVFMPGNVKGQVKSIETHHVMVKQALPGDNIGFNVRGISKKDVHRGDVAGHSSNPPTVAKEFIGQIIVIHHPTAIAAGYSPVLHSNTGQISCRFKELISKFDPRTGQITEKNPSFLKTGDGAFVRFEPIQPMAVEAYSEFPELGRFAVRDMGTTVAAGVVKEITVKG
- a CDS encoding 30S ribosomal protein S7, with the protein product MEEIKLFGKWSFEGVAVKDPGLNQYISLKPVYIPHSMGRHEHGKFRKAKVSIVERLINNLMRPGSCAGKKTRAITLLRNAFEIINVQTGQNPVQVLVTAVENTAPGEDTTRISYGGIAYHQAVDISPQRRVDIALRLLSEGARNQSFGNPKALDEYLAEELIYASRSDVKSYAVKKRNEMERIARSSR
- a CDS encoding alpha/beta hydrolase codes for the protein MNFENKSPSGLQLRFMAGDYKEFAKVYTVYSVGRKPNLSGGYTTRDMASDYAEMVRNELDPPVDILGLSTGGTIAQYFALDH
- a CDS encoding 30S ribosomal protein S12; the encoded protein is MGSKSPKGELAARKLLAKRKKFRWKDLYYKRRTLRLDVKSDPLKGAPMARGIVLEKVGIESKQPNSAVRKCVRTQLIKNGRVITAFLPGDGALNVVDEHDEVVVEGISGSRGGAMGDLPGVRWKVSTINGVSLKELVLGKKEKPMR